One window from the genome of Fulvivirga lutea encodes:
- a CDS encoding mechanosensitive ion channel family protein — MDIDFNSEVWRHILVSLIILVIAFILTKILRYSLNKFVKTASQKLNVDPTKYNFIKNAVSFIIFIIAIIIIFYRIPELKDYGVTIFAGAGVFAAIIGFASQSAFSNIITGIFLVIFKPFRVGDHIKIGTDLMGEVEDITLRHTVINNYENRRIVIPNSVISNETIINSTLNEFETCMHIHVGISYDSSVDVATKIIQEEAEKHPDFLDARTPEDKANGVPAVRVRLIEFGDSSLNLRGYVWARDPMVGFAMKCDLHKSIKERFDKEGVEIPFPHRTIVYKDKK; from the coding sequence ATGGATATCGATTTTAACTCAGAAGTATGGCGCCATATTCTGGTGTCACTTATCATTTTAGTAATTGCATTTATTCTTACAAAAATACTGAGGTATTCACTAAATAAGTTTGTGAAAACTGCCTCTCAAAAACTTAATGTAGACCCTACCAAGTATAACTTCATTAAGAATGCAGTAAGCTTTATCATTTTCATTATTGCCATAATCATCATATTCTATCGAATACCTGAATTAAAAGATTATGGCGTAACAATATTTGCAGGTGCCGGTGTATTTGCCGCCATTATTGGTTTTGCATCGCAATCGGCCTTTTCAAATATTATTACCGGAATTTTCCTGGTAATCTTTAAACCATTTCGTGTGGGCGATCATATTAAAATAGGCACTGATTTAATGGGCGAAGTGGAAGACATTACTCTCAGACACACAGTAATTAATAATTACGAAAACAGACGAATCGTTATTCCCAACTCGGTGATAAGTAATGAAACTATCATTAACTCTACGTTGAATGAATTTGAAACTTGCATGCACATTCACGTTGGCATCAGCTATGACTCAAGTGTAGATGTGGCTACCAAAATAATTCAGGAAGAGGCTGAAAAACATCCTGACTTTTTAGATGCTAGAACACCTGAAGATAAAGCTAACGGTGTACCTGCTGTAAGAGTTAGGCTTATTGAGTTTGGAGATAGCTCGTTAAATTTAAGAGGCTATGTGTGGGCAAGAGATCCAATGGTTGGTTTTGCCATGAAGTGTGACTTACATAAGTCAATTAAAGAAAGATTCGATAAAGAAGGTGTGGAAATACCATTCCCGCACAGAACCATTGTTTATAAAGACAAAAAATAG
- a CDS encoding alpha/beta hydrolase — MANQIKQDFELISKNDNRPFLADLTARKAIGSLPVILFIHGFKGFKDWGHFNLLAQKFAEHGFAFFKFNMSFNGISNDDPNNFTDLEAFGNNNFTKELNDIDTMIDFIHSNPVPELNVDTDKLFVIGHSRGGGISIVKTKEDKRIKGLATWAAVNDFSMGFTDQLVEHWRKEGVHYVENTRTNQMMPIYFQAYHDLMNNRDRYNPKKAISELEQPVIIFHGDKDPTVPVQHAYELKELKPEAELHVVAGADHVFGGSHPFTQDDLHPHTYEVLNKTVSFFKNI; from the coding sequence ATGGCGAATCAAATAAAACAGGATTTTGAGCTTATAAGTAAAAATGATAACCGTCCATTTCTTGCTGATTTAACAGCTAGAAAGGCAATCGGTTCTCTACCAGTAATACTATTTATTCACGGATTCAAAGGTTTTAAAGACTGGGGCCATTTTAACCTGCTGGCTCAAAAATTTGCTGAGCACGGGTTTGCTTTTTTTAAGTTCAATATGTCATTCAACGGCATTTCAAACGATGACCCTAACAACTTTACAGATTTGGAGGCCTTTGGAAATAACAACTTTACAAAGGAATTGAACGACATTGACACGATGATCGATTTCATCCACTCAAACCCTGTTCCCGAATTAAATGTAGATACTGACAAACTGTTTGTAATTGGTCATAGTCGTGGTGGTGGAATTTCCATCGTTAAAACTAAAGAAGACAAACGTATAAAGGGGTTAGCTACCTGGGCAGCTGTGAATGATTTTTCTATGGGATTCACTGATCAACTTGTTGAGCACTGGCGTAAAGAAGGTGTACATTATGTTGAAAATACCCGTACAAACCAGATGATGCCTATTTACTTCCAGGCTTATCACGATCTAATGAACAATAGGGACAGATATAACCCTAAAAAAGCAATAAGTGAGTTGGAGCAACCAGTAATCATTTTTCATGGCGATAAAGATCCGACCGTTCCTGTGCAGCATGCCTATGAACTGAAGGAGTTAAAACCGGAGGCGGAGCTGCATGTGGTTGCTGGAGCAGACCATGTGTTTGGTGGCTCACACCCTTTTACACAGGACGATTTACACCCTCATACATACGAGGTATTGAATAAAACCGTATCTTTCTTCAAGAATATTTAA
- a CDS encoding DNA alkylation repair protein, translating into MIQSITRKNEITTIVDEALSTSKSNHELAHRLFSNLLNYKVKFPLLEHASTLIYNQLDSKQLIDFCFEIEKLKTIGGNVIIGKLLEHKLQDNFKESIDTATEIIALADDWYVTDIIGERVYGVALLNYPELMLTEFQPIAKHPVNWVVRSIGPGVHRAVKHGLSYANSEKAFQLLLSLAAAKDYHIKTGIGWAAKTIAKFHPDIIEKYDDEINSESVGQWFRGKVKIGLSRHDYAKKKKG; encoded by the coding sequence TTGATTCAGTCAATCACAAGAAAAAATGAAATTACCACAATTGTTGATGAAGCGTTAAGTACTTCAAAATCTAACCATGAATTAGCTCATCGGCTATTTTCCAACTTGCTTAACTACAAAGTAAAGTTTCCATTATTAGAACATGCTTCGACACTTATTTATAACCAACTGGATTCCAAACAGCTGATTGATTTTTGTTTTGAAATTGAAAAGCTCAAGACTATTGGAGGGAATGTAATAATAGGTAAACTACTGGAGCATAAACTTCAAGATAATTTCAAAGAATCAATAGATACTGCAACTGAGATTATAGCACTTGCTGATGATTGGTATGTAACAGATATTATTGGTGAGCGAGTTTATGGTGTCGCTCTATTAAATTACCCTGAACTAATGCTAACAGAATTTCAACCAATTGCTAAACACCCTGTCAACTGGGTAGTTAGATCAATTGGTCCGGGAGTTCATAGAGCAGTTAAACATGGGTTAAGTTATGCTAACTCCGAGAAGGCGTTTCAACTTCTTCTTAGTTTGGCTGCGGCAAAAGACTACCATATTAAAACGGGAATTGGTTGGGCCGCTAAAACTATTGCGAAGTTCCATCCAGATATTATTGAGAAGTATGATGATGAGATTAACTCTGAAAGTGTAGGACAATGGTTTCGAGGAAAAGTGAAAATTGGTCTTTCAAGACATGATTATGCCAAAAAAAAGAAAGGCTAA
- a CDS encoding SDR family oxidoreductase, with protein sequence MELVDKVAVVTGVSKGIGRATVEALLKKGCLVAGWGRTAPDIQHTNFYFFETDVQDLSSVKNAYHGTINSIGDDVSILVNNAGLGFEGELEQLTEEQWSTMFRTNVDGVFYCTQQVLPGMKELGEAHIINISSIAGQTGIPGMSGYCATKFAVRGFSQSLYKEVRNDGVKVTCIYPGSVQTNFFDSIDSVTANDNMMQPEDIASTIVHCLESDANYHHVDIEVRPLKPKG encoded by the coding sequence ATGGAATTAGTAGATAAGGTGGCTGTAGTTACCGGTGTAAGTAAAGGAATTGGTAGGGCTACAGTAGAGGCTTTGCTCAAGAAAGGATGTTTAGTTGCAGGGTGGGGCAGGACAGCACCAGACATACAGCACACCAATTTTTACTTTTTTGAGACGGATGTTCAAGACCTGAGTTCGGTTAAGAATGCTTACCACGGTACGATTAATAGCATTGGTGATGACGTTTCAATTTTGGTTAACAATGCAGGCCTTGGCTTTGAAGGCGAGCTAGAACAACTAACAGAAGAGCAATGGAGCACCATGTTTAGAACCAATGTGGATGGTGTATTTTATTGTACCCAGCAAGTTCTACCCGGAATGAAAGAGTTAGGTGAAGCACATATAATAAATATTTCTTCTATTGCGGGTCAAACGGGTATTCCGGGTATGTCTGGCTATTGTGCGACTAAGTTTGCTGTAAGAGGTTTTTCTCAATCACTTTATAAAGAGGTGAGGAATGATGGTGTAAAAGTCACCTGCATCTATCCGGGCTCAGTTCAAACTAACTTTTTCGATTCAATAGATTCCGTTACTGCTAACGATAATATGATGCAGCCTGAAGATATTGCCAGCACCATTGTTCATTGTTTGGAATCAGATGCTAATTACCATCATGTAGATATAGAGGTAAGGCCGCTGAAGCCGAAAGGATAA
- the corA gene encoding magnesium/cobalt transporter CorA: MQFDFPNPFDFPKIKFPSLIKSSKTAGLPPGQLVHLGEKLTDKSLVELISYNDKEFREASSGKSNEITEGLSAETVNWINIDGLHNVDLIREVGEHFAVNSLILEDILNSDQRPKVEEYEEHLFFTLKTLNALNTESIIYEQMSFVLGKNYILSFQEKEGDLFEGMRNRLKNDPNSKARKKHADYLFYRFIDTIVDSYFLILENIAERIELLEDEVFVNPTKRTLQKIQQLKKELIFLRKSVYPVREAVSKISKGEYHFIKKETIQYFNDVYDHTIQVIETMETYRDLTTSLMDMYMTSVSNKMNEVMKVLTIIATIFIPLTFIAGIYGMNFEYMPELQWKYGYAAVWGLMLTTLMIMVIYFKRKKWF; encoded by the coding sequence ATGCAGTTTGACTTTCCTAACCCGTTTGATTTTCCAAAAATTAAGTTTCCAAGTCTGATTAAGTCATCAAAAACAGCTGGCTTACCTCCCGGCCAATTGGTGCACTTGGGCGAGAAACTCACAGACAAATCGTTAGTTGAACTGATCAGCTATAACGATAAAGAATTTAGAGAAGCTAGCAGTGGCAAGTCTAACGAAATAACTGAAGGGCTTTCAGCCGAAACTGTTAACTGGATTAATATCGATGGGTTGCATAATGTGGATCTTATTCGCGAGGTAGGTGAACATTTTGCCGTAAACTCCCTAATACTTGAAGATATACTAAACTCCGATCAGCGGCCTAAAGTTGAAGAGTACGAGGAACACTTATTTTTCACCTTAAAAACTCTTAATGCCTTAAATACTGAGAGCATCATTTACGAGCAAATGAGTTTTGTTTTAGGCAAAAACTATATTCTATCTTTTCAGGAAAAGGAAGGTGACCTTTTCGAAGGAATGAGAAACCGATTGAAGAATGATCCCAATAGTAAAGCACGGAAAAAGCATGCCGACTATCTTTTTTACAGGTTTATAGATACCATAGTAGATAGTTACTTTTTAATTCTTGAAAATATAGCAGAGCGTATTGAATTGCTGGAAGACGAGGTTTTTGTTAATCCAACTAAACGCACCCTACAAAAAATACAACAGTTAAAAAAAGAATTGATTTTTCTTAGAAAATCAGTTTATCCGGTAAGAGAGGCCGTGAGTAAAATTAGTAAAGGCGAGTATCACTTTATTAAAAAAGAAACCATACAGTACTTCAATGATGTGTACGATCATACGATACAAGTAATTGAAACAATGGAAACCTACCGTGATCTTACTACCAGTTTAATGGACATGTATATGACCAGTGTGAGTAATAAGATGAATGAGGTAATGAAAGTGCTAACCATCATTGCTACTATCTTTATTCCACTCACATTTATAGCAGGTATTTACGGAATGAATTTCGAATATATGCCGGAACTCCAATGGAAGTATGGCTATGCTGCGGTTTGGGGTTTGATGCTTACCACTTTAATGATTATGGTAATCTATTTTAAAAGGAAGAAGTGGTTTTGA
- a CDS encoding CsbD family protein encodes MELLLDGKWKEVKGKLKQKYGELTDDDLMYQKGMEDELFGRIEKRIGKSKTDIRREVESLINK; translated from the coding sequence ATGGAATTATTATTAGACGGAAAGTGGAAAGAAGTAAAAGGAAAACTAAAACAAAAATATGGTGAATTAACAGATGACGATTTAATGTACCAAAAAGGTATGGAAGATGAGTTATTCGGACGTATAGAAAAAAGAATCGGAAAAAGTAAAACCGATATCCGTAGAGAAGTTGAGTCACTAATCAACAAATAA
- the mscL gene encoding large-conductance mechanosensitive channel protein MscL, with protein MKIIKEFREFAIKGNMFDMAIGIIIGVAFNKIVSSLVNDIITPVFGLVLGKVNFQNLKVVIQEEIKTSTGEIEQELITLNYGIFIQSILDFLIIAMTVFLIVKGINKLRAKADNEKDDSVPTPKDIQLLSEIRDLLKSNKQ; from the coding sequence GTTTGCCATTAAAGGCAATATGTTCGATATGGCTATCGGTATAATAATCGGTGTAGCCTTTAATAAAATAGTTTCCTCCCTTGTTAATGACATAATCACACCTGTTTTTGGACTTGTACTAGGTAAGGTTAATTTTCAGAATTTAAAGGTGGTTATACAGGAAGAAATTAAAACTTCTACGGGCGAAATTGAGCAGGAATTAATTACTCTCAATTACGGTATTTTCATTCAATCGATTCTGGATTTTTTGATTATCGCTATGACAGTCTTTCTTATTGTTAAAGGAATTAACAAGTTGAGAGCCAAGGCTGATAATGAAAAAGACGACTCGGTACCAACACCAAAAGACATTCAGCTCCTCTCTGAAATAAGAGATCTTCTTAAGAGCAACAAACAGTAG
- a CDS encoding polyprenyl synthetase family protein produces the protein MALNLKEIKAPIATEMEEFEKKFRSSMKTKVLLLDKIMTYIIKRKGKQMRPMFVFLSAGTCGKIEESTYRGASLIELLHTATLVHDDVVDDANYRRGFFSINALWKNKIAVLVGDYLLSRGLLLSVDNNDFELLKIVSSAVKEMSEGELLQIEKARVLDITEDVYYEIIRQKTASLIASCCAVGASSAGVQNGQVEKMRLFGEKVGMAFQIKDDLFDYGDDEIGKPLGIDIKEKKMTLPLIKALSEASRSDKKRIIKIIRKHSEDNKKVAEVIQFVKQSGGLEYAQGVMRKFYEEAMELLNEFEESIYKQSLGQLVQFTIERSK, from the coding sequence ATGGCCTTAAATCTAAAAGAAATAAAAGCACCGATTGCCACCGAGATGGAGGAATTTGAAAAGAAATTCCGTTCATCTATGAAAACCAAGGTGCTACTTCTTGACAAAATAATGACATACATCATAAAGCGCAAAGGAAAACAGATGCGCCCTATGTTTGTATTTCTAAGCGCTGGTACTTGTGGTAAAATAGAAGAGTCAACCTACCGAGGAGCGTCATTAATTGAACTTTTACATACGGCAACGTTGGTGCATGACGATGTTGTGGATGATGCCAATTATAGACGTGGATTTTTCTCGATAAATGCATTATGGAAAAATAAAATTGCTGTATTGGTTGGGGATTACCTGCTATCGAGAGGGTTACTGTTGTCAGTAGATAACAATGATTTTGAGTTGTTGAAAATAGTATCTTCTGCGGTTAAAGAGATGAGTGAAGGCGAGTTATTGCAGATAGAAAAGGCCAGGGTTTTAGATATCACTGAGGATGTATATTACGAGATTATCAGACAAAAAACGGCTTCTTTAATTGCATCTTGCTGTGCAGTAGGTGCGAGTTCTGCAGGTGTTCAAAATGGGCAGGTTGAGAAAATGCGACTGTTTGGTGAGAAAGTGGGAATGGCCTTTCAGATTAAAGATGACTTATTTGATTATGGTGATGATGAGATCGGTAAACCGCTGGGTATCGATATTAAGGAAAAGAAAATGACGCTTCCGTTAATAAAAGCCTTGTCGGAGGCATCCAGATCGGATAAAAAACGGATAATAAAGATAATTAGAAAACATTCTGAAGATAATAAGAAAGTTGCTGAGGTAATACAATTTGTAAAGCAATCAGGTGGCCTGGAATATGCCCAGGGAGTGATGCGCAAGTTTTATGAAGAGGCAATGGAATTGCTCAATGAATTTGAAGAATCCATTTATAAACAATCATTGGGGCAATTAGTGCAATTCACAATAGAGAGATCAAAATAA
- a CDS encoding DUF4199 domain-containing protein: MKPKTLEQIGLKWGLIVFGLLSAYFFALQVLGYVHEIELRLFNGVIMYFGVYKAIKEFKNSDHDFNYFQGLGTGIITAFVASLVFSVFGLLYLTVINPAFMESIKLNEPLGLYMNKYGAVFQIFIEGMASGCLMSFANMQLLKKSHMAGANEIG; this comes from the coding sequence ATGAAACCTAAAACATTAGAACAAATCGGATTAAAGTGGGGACTGATCGTATTTGGGTTACTCTCCGCATATTTTTTTGCGCTACAGGTACTTGGGTATGTCCACGAGATAGAACTCAGGTTATTCAATGGAGTGATCATGTATTTTGGTGTGTACAAAGCCATCAAAGAATTTAAAAACTCAGATCACGACTTCAATTATTTTCAAGGATTAGGTACGGGAATTATTACTGCATTTGTAGCATCCCTTGTATTTTCAGTATTCGGGTTATTATATCTGACAGTGATCAACCCAGCTTTTATGGAATCCATAAAGTTGAATGAACCACTCGGGTTATACATGAATAAATACGGTGCAGTATTTCAAATTTTCATAGAAGGTATGGCCTCTGGGTGCCTAATGAGTTTCGCTAATATGCAGCTGCTTAAAAAATCGCATATGGCGGGTGCCAATGAAATAGGTTAA